In one window of Gadus chalcogrammus isolate NIFS_2021 chromosome 12, NIFS_Gcha_1.0, whole genome shotgun sequence DNA:
- the dda1 gene encoding DET1- and DDB1-associated protein 1 — translation MEKADFLKGLPVYNKSNFSRFHADSVCKASNRRPSVYLPTREYPSEQIIVTEKTNILLRYLHQQWDKKNAAKKREQEQGEGDSPAPPRKIARTDSQEMNEDS, via the exons ATGGAAAAG GCTGACTTTTTGAAAGGGCTTCCTGTCTACAACAAGAGTAACTTCAGCCGATTCCATGCAGACTCCGTTTGCAAAGCCTCT AACCGGAGGCCGTCAGTCTACCTGCCCACCCGTGAATACCCCTCAGAACAGA TTATTGTGACAGAGAAAACCAACATCCTTCTGCGATATCTTCATCAGCAGTGGGACAAAAAG AATGCCGCCAAGAAGCGGGAACAggaacagggggagggagacagtccTGCGCCGCCCAGGAAGATCGCCAGGACAGACAGCCAAGAGATGAATGAGGActcataa